The Molothrus ater isolate BHLD 08-10-18 breed brown headed cowbird chromosome 18, BPBGC_Mater_1.1, whole genome shotgun sequence genome window below encodes:
- the GAS2L1 gene encoding LOW QUALITY PROTEIN: GAS2-like protein 1 (The sequence of the model RefSeq protein was modified relative to this genomic sequence to represent the inferred CDS: deleted 5 bases in 3 codons), whose translation MDRRPPGDRGTPDTDTPEHGQPPLRGHLAMADPSHIQSAASKSIRPFRSSEEYLEAMKEDLAEWFNTLYDLDIQVDTFLESLETGCHLCRHANNVNRTALDFQERHPEAAARMRVPQNEVVFQAKNVVPGSFIARDNVSNFIQWCRQDLGIQDVLMFETNDLVLKKNEKNFVLCLLEVARRGSKFGMLAPMLIQMEEEIEEEMRDQMAEGALGARRESREPRAGAFPSQARPMALCDLRNLDELVRHALPAEPCAWVREILGCCSCPSQFPMVKVSEGKYKVGDSNTLIFVRVLRSHVMVRVGGGWDTLEHYLDKHDPCRCAALSHRLPQPRTPGMSPQKAAPGPSSSSRASSPSVPRRPRPAGPPQPRGDPPKPPRQEGLPPRGGAAPCSGSPSRSPAEPRAAGTLRPRAPARSRRCSGDSDSSAASAQSGPRRPPARRDPPDAPAPGSPRASRSPGRGSAPLLLIRRRPDGQHSWARAEPAAAGSPGGRRDPRPGAGDPEELARRLRAPRWLEPGQEQRLFQRLEEEFLANTRLLEQLGDAESAPPAPPAAADSAYCSSSSSSSSLNVFAKHGLPAEEGRRGGSSDGTTTGTTNNGNNNGNHGGCPPLPSNPSLADARRRSTFSSSSDESCCFPASWDNNRDTPGNPGSDTDWAAGEDELMEMEESPGPGVPAPPPRPWAKPRLDTQPHRAPSRIPTPRGYGERPQRAPNGSARAWGAPQSVPSSLLEPPWAPREREGLEENAWP comes from the exons atggacagacgccccccaggggacagggggacccCCGATACAGACACCCCCGAGCACGGACAG CCCCCCCTCCGAGG GCACCTGGCCATGGCCGACCCCAGCCACATCCAGTCGGCCGCCTCCAAGAGCATCCGCCCCTTCCGCTCCAGCGAGGAGTACCTGGAGGCCATGAAGGAGGACCTGGCCGAGTGGTTCAACACCCTCTACGACCTGGACATCCAGGTGGACACCTTCCTGGAGAGCCTGGAGACCGGCTGTCACCTCTGCCGCCACGCCAACAACGTCAACCGCACCGCCCTGGACTTCCAGGAGCGGCACCCCGAGGCGGCCGCCCGCATGCGAGTGCCCCAGAACGAGGTGGTGTTCCAGGCCAAGAACGTGGTGCCCGGCTCCTTCATCGCCAGGGACAACGTCTCCAACTTCATCCAGTGGTGCCGGCAGGACCTGGGCATCCAGGACGTGCTCATGTTCGAGACCAACGACTTGGTGCTGAAGAAGAACGAGAAGAACTTTgtcctctgcctgctggaggTGGCCAGGAGGGGCTCCAAGTTCGGCATGCTGGCCCCCATGCTGATCCAAATGGAGGAGGAGATCGAGGAGGAGATGAGGGACCAAATGGCCGAGGGCGCGCTGGGCGCGCGCCGGGAGAGCCGGGAGCCCCGGGCGGGCGCCTTCCCCAGCCAGGCCCGGCCCATGGCCCTGTGCGACCTCAGGAACCTGGACGAGCTGGTGAGACACGCGCTGCCCGCGGAGCCCTGCGCCTGG GTGCGGGAgatcctgggctgctgctcctgcccctcgCAATTCCCCATGGTCAAGGTCTCGGAGGGGAAGTACAAAGTGGGCGACTCCAACACGCTCATCTTCGTCCGA GTGCTGCGGAGCCACGTCATGGTGCGCGTGGGCGGCGGCTGGGACACCCTGGAGCATTACCTGGACAAGCACGACCCGTGTCGCTGTGCTGCCCTCT ctcaccgcctgccccagccccgcacCCCGGGCATGTCCCCCCAAAAAGCGGCTCCCGGCCCCTCCTCCTCGTCCCGCGCCTCCAGCCCCAGCGTCCCCcggcgcccccggcccgccgggcccccccagccccggggggaCCCCCCGAAGCCCCCCCGGCAGGAGGGTTTGCCCCCCCGAGGGGGAGCCGCCCCCTGCTCCGGCAGCCCCTCCCGGAGCCCCGCCGAGCCGCGGGCAGCGGGGACGCTCAG GCCGCGCGCCCCCGCGCGCTCCCGGCGCTGCTCGGGTGACAGCGACTCCTCGGCCGCCTCGGCGCAGAgcggcccccgccgccccccggcccgCCGGGACCCCCCGGACGCCCCCGCCCCGGGCTCCCCCCGCgcctcccgcagccccgggcgCGGCTCGGCGCCGCTGCTGCTCATCCGCCGCCGGCCCGACGGGCAGCACTCGTGGGCACGGGCGGAGCCGGCCGCGGCCGGGAGCCCCGGGGGGCGGCGCGACCCCCGGCCCGGCGCCGGGGACCCCGAGGAGCTGGCGCGGAGGCTGCGGGCCCCGCGCTGGCTGGAGCCCGGGCAGGAGCAGCGGCTGTTCCAGCGGCTGGAGGAGGAATTCCTGGCCAACACgcggctgctggagcagctgggggacGCGGAGAGcgccccccccgcgcccccg gccgccgctgaCTCGGCCTAttgctcctcctcatcctcgtCTTCCTCCCTGAACGTCTTCGCCAAGCACGGGCTGCCCGCAGAggaggggcggcggggcgggagcaGCGACGGG ACAACAACGGGAACAACGAACAACGGGAACAACAACGGGAACCACGGCGGGTGCCCCCCGCTGCCGTCCAACCCCTCCCTGGCGGATGCGAGGCGCCGCTccaccttctccagctcctccgacgagagctgctgcttcccggcCTCCTGGGACAACAACCGGGACACCCCGGGGAACCCCGGCTCCGACACCGACTGGGCCGCCGGGGAGGACGAGCTGATGGAGATGGAGGAGAGCCCCGGGCCGGGGGtccccgcgcccccgccgcggcCCTGGGCCAAGCCCCGGCTGGACACGCAGCCCCACAGGGCGCCCTCCCGCATCCCCACGCCCCGGGGCTACGGGGAACGGCCCCAGCGGGCCCCGAACGGCAGCGCCAGGGCCTGGGGGGCTCCGCAGAGcgtcccctcctccctcctggagCCCCCCTGGGCCCCGCGGGAGCGCGAGGGGCTGGAGGAGAACGCGTGGCCATGA